The genomic DNA AGGTCGTGCGTGCGGTAGCGGATGATGGGCAGCGCTTCCTTCGTCAGCGAGGTGAAGACGAGTTCGCCCTCCTCGCCGTCGGGCAGGACCTCGCCGGTGAAAGGGTCGACGATCTCCGGGTAGAAGTGGTCCTCCCAGATCGTCGGGCCGTCCTTCGTCGCCGCGGACTCGCAGGCCACACCCGGTCCCATGACCTCGGAGAGGCCGTAGATGTCGACGGCATTGATGTTGAAGGAGTTCTCGATCTCCTTGCGCATCTCGTCCGTCCATGGTTCGGCGCCGCAGATCGCGGTCTTCAGGCTCGTCGAGGTCGGGTCGATGCCCTGCTTGCGGAATTCGTCGAGGATCGTGAGCAGGTAGGTCGGGGTGGCCGTGATGATGTCCGGCTTGAAGTCCTGGATGAGCTGCACCTGGCGCGGGGTCTGACCGCCGGAGATCGGGACGACGGTGAACCCGTGACGCTCCGCCCCGTGGACGCCGAGTCCGCCGGTGAACAGCCCGTATCCGTAGGCGTTGTGCATCATCTGTCCGCGCTTGCCGCCGGCACCGAGGATGGACCGCGCGATGAGGCTGCCCCACCGATCGAGATCGCCCATCGTGTACCCGACGACGGTCGGCAGGCCGGTCGTGCCCGAGGAGGCGTGGATGCGCGCGACCTGCTCCTGCGGGACCGCGATGAGCCCGAACGGGTAGTTGTCGCGCAGATCCTGCTTGGTCGTGAATGGCAGCTTCGCAATGTCATCGAGACTGGTGATGTCCGCAGGGGTCACGCCGAGGTCGTCGAAGGCCTTCCGGTAGAACGGCACCCGTTCATACACCGAGGTCACCGTCGTCTGAAGGTTCTTCAGCTGGTCGGAGCGCAGCTCGTCCAGGCTCATCCGTTCGCCGGCGTCGAGGTCGGTCTCAGTCATCATCGTCTCCTTGCGAATCTCTTCTGTGTGTCAGATCCAAAAACCGCCGAGGTGGTCCACCGTTCTTCGGTGTTCGGTCGTCGACGGGGGGTTCGGTGGGGGTGGTCCGGCGCGGCATGGTGCCTGTCGCGGAGCCGGCGGCCGTGTGGTTGGTCGGGTCTACTTGCGGGCGGGCAGCGTGCGGGAGCGGCCGCGGTAGGTGGCGATGATGTCGTCGCCGCGGGTGACCGTGACGTCGTAGATGCCCGAGCGGCCCTGCTTGATGACCTCATGGCCGCGGGCGACGAGCTGATCGCCGAGGTATGTGGGTTTGAGGAAGTCGATGTCTCCGCCGGAGGCGACGGTGATCGAACCGGGATAGTTGCAGGCCATCGCGAAAGTGGTGTCGGCGAAGAGGAAGACGTAGCCGCCGTGGGTGATGTCGTGGCCGTTGGTCATGATCTCGGTGACCGTCATCGAACACTGTGCCCAGCCGGGTCCGTGGTCATCGACGGTGATGCCCAGGTGCTGGGAGGCGCGATCATTGGCGAACATCGCGGCCGCACCGGTGAGTTCCGTCTGTGTGGCTGCCCCGGAGGTGGACGCCTCGGTGGATCCTTCGGGATCGGGCTGTGCAGCCGCCTCGGCGGGGGACTCAGGAGCCGCCTCGGCGGGGGAGGGGCCGTTCGGGGTCTGTGACTCCGCGGTCGTCGTATCGTGGGTGGGCTGTCCCATGGTCGGCTCCTCCTCGAGTCGCGGGTTCGGGCGCCGGGGCGCGGGGAGTGCCTGCGCCGCTGCGTGTGGACGACGGTGAGAGTTCCCCGTGATCCCGGACGGTCAGCCCGTCGGAGAATTAACGACCATCTGGTCAATAAATATCGTTCCGATCGTCGCCGGTGTCAAGTCACGGGGTGTGGTTGGGGCGTGTTCGTCTGCGAATTGCGCACGCATCGTCAAGCGCGGCGAATCGTGTGCTTCCTGCGTCTAATCCCGCACGCATCGTCAAGTGTCAGCGGGAAAGTCAGCGGGAAATAGGTCGCTATCGGATAGTTCCCGAGAAATATAGGTCAGCATCGGACATTCTTCGGCGCTGAAAGCACCCGATGCTGACCTATATTCGGCGGGTGACGCGCCGGGGAGACGAGTTTCGGTTGATCGGAGTGGGGCGGCGGGCGACGTTTGGGCCGGGGGTGTTTGGCCGATTCGGCCGGCGCCGCGGTGGCAGTTCGATTGTTGGGTCGATCCGCGGTGGTCTGGGCGACGAAACCACCGTGGATCGACCCAACAATCGCACTGATCGCACGGCGACGCGGCACGGCGGCGGGGCTCAGCGGCAAAAGAGTGTTGCGAACGGGGATGCTGAGGCGTTGTGTGAGCGGTCGGGCGGCCAGTGGGGTCGGCATTGCACCCGGGCCGGGGGTGTGCGACACTGGTGGCAACAATACAGAACAAATGGTCAGTAAATGGATGCCCCCGGGCCAGAGGTCTTACGATGGTCGGACCGATGAGGAGGTCGGCAGCCGCTGACCGAGGCAGGTCCTGACAAGGGCACATCCAAGGGTGGAGTGGTCATGACAACTCAAGTGAACGACAACCGCTTCGACGAGGCGGCGCTGCAGGAGCAGTTCGACGCCACGATCGAGGCCAAGGATCGGATCGAACCCCGGGACTGGATGCCCGAGGCCTACCGCAAGACGCTCATCCGCCAGGTCGCGCAGCACGCGCACTCGGAGATCATCGGCATGCAGCCCGAAG from Brevibacterium sp. JSBI002 includes the following:
- a CDS encoding AMP-binding protein, whose product is MTETDLDAGERMSLDELRSDQLKNLQTTVTSVYERVPFYRKAFDDLGVTPADITSLDDIAKLPFTTKQDLRDNYPFGLIAVPQEQVARIHASSGTTGLPTVVGYTMGDLDRWGSLIARSILGAGGKRGQMMHNAYGYGLFTGGLGVHGAERHGFTVVPISGGQTPRQVQLIQDFKPDIITATPTYLLTILDEFRKQGIDPTSTSLKTAICGAEPWTDEMRKEIENSFNINAVDIYGLSEVMGPGVACESAATKDGPTIWEDHFYPEIVDPFTGEVLPDGEEGELVFTSLTKEALPIIRYRTHDLATLLPGTARPNFRRISRITGRSDDLMIIRGVNVYPANVETVLFEFAPLSPHFQLVLTRPGRMDEMTVEVEAREGVGAVELDGLDKLVAARIKERLGVSCAIDIKMPGDLPRSVGKMKRIIDRREGVR
- the paaI gene encoding hydroxyphenylacetyl-CoA thioesterase PaaI, with protein sequence MGQPTHDTTTAESQTPNGPSPAEAAPESPAEAAAQPDPEGSTEASTSGAATQTELTGAAAMFANDRASQHLGITVDDHGPGWAQCSMTVTEIMTNGHDITHGGYVFLFADTTFAMACNYPGSITVASGGDIDFLKPTYLGDQLVARGHEVIKQGRSGIYDVTVTRGDDIIATYRGRSRTLPARK